ATCATCGCGGCCTCGGCAAGGTAGTCCGCGGCGAGGTCGAGCTGGCCGACCTCGGCGGCCATCACGGCCTGGGTACACGCCGACAGCGACGAGTCGCGCACCGTCAGCGGTTCGTAGTACGCGAACGCCCGTGCCTTCTCCTCGGTCGTGAAGGCATCGCCGCACCAGTGCATCGCCAGCATCAGATCGGCCTGCTTGATCACCTGCTTGCGATAGAGCTCGAAGTACGGCGCGTGCAGCAGTAGCGGGTAGCGATCACGCCGGGCGCTGCGCTCGAAGTCCCACACCTCGTGTTCGGTGAACCCCTTGTCCTGCTGGTGCACCCGGCGCGCCTCGTCGTAGGGCACGGCCATCGCGCCGGCTGCCGCGCGCCACGCTTCGATCTCCTCGCCCGTCACGTCCAGGTCGCTCGCCTGCTCCGGCCAACGCAGCGCGACCTCGGCCGCCGCAGCGAGGTTCCGTCCGGCCATCAGGTTCGTGTAGACGTTGTCGTCGACCACCGCGCTGTACTCGTCCGGCCCGGTGACGCCGTCGATGTGGAAGCGGCCGTCGGCACCGTAGTAGCCGACCGACTGCCAGAGCCGCGCCGTCTCGACCAGCAGCGCAAGCGCGTGGTCGCGCTCGAAGTCCTCGTCCCCCGTCCACTGCACGTAGCGGTGCGCAGCTACCGCGATGTCGGCATTGATGTGCAACGCCGCGGTGCCCGCGGGCCAATAGCCGGAGCACTCCTGGCCGCGAATGGTGCGCCACGGGAACGCGGCGCCGCGAAGGTGCAGCGTGTGCGCGCGCTCACGGGCGAGCTCCAGGGTGCTGTGCCGCCAGCGCAACGCGTCCGCTGCGGCGTGCGGCGCGGTCGCGGTGAGCACCGGAAGCACGAAGCATTCGCTGTCCCAGAAGGCGTGCCCGTCGTAGCCGGAGCCGGTCAACCCCTTCGCCGGGATGGCCCGTTGCTCCGCGCGGCTGGCGGCCTGGAAGGTGTGGAACAGTGCGAACCGGACGGCCTGTTGCACCGCGGGCGCGCCGTCGATCTCGACGTCCGCTCCGGACCAGAAGGCGTCCAGGGCGGCCCGCTGGCTCTCGACCAGCTTCTGCCACCCGGTGTGCCTGGCCGCGATCAGTGCTGCACCGACCTGATCGCGCAGCGCGGGCAGCGAACGCTGACTGGACCAGCCGTAGGCGACGTACTTGGTGAGGGTGAGCTTCTCCCCCGGCTGGACGAGATGGTTCACGCTCAGCCGCGCCCAGT
This genomic stretch from Jatrophihabitans cynanchi harbors:
- a CDS encoding glycoside hydrolase family 65 protein; this encodes MIVHPRFPVEPWQVREVGLDIGVLAQSESLFALSNGHIGVRGNLDEGDPSGLPGTYLNSFYEVRPLPYAEAGYGFPETGQSVLNVTNGKLIRLLVDDEPFDLRYGDVLEHERVLDLRAGLLHRSVLWSSPSGQRIRVRSTRLVSLTQRAILAIRYQVEPVDDESRVVVQSELVANEDMPTQSADPRVAAILDNPLHAVEHGGRDTRALLLHRTRTSRLQIAAGMDHEIVAEHGYGCDLEVQPDWARLSVNHLVQPGEKLTLTKYVAYGWSSQRSLPALRDQVGAALIAARHTGWQKLVESQRAALDAFWSGADVEIDGAPAVQQAVRFALFHTFQAASRAEQRAIPAKGLTGSGYDGHAFWDSECFVLPVLTATAPHAAADALRWRHSTLELARERAHTLHLRGAAFPWRTIRGQECSGYWPAGTAALHINADIAVAAHRYVQWTGDEDFERDHALALLVETARLWQSVGYYGADGRFHIDGVTGPDEYSAVVDDNVYTNLMAGRNLAAAAEVALRWPEQASDLDVTGEEIEAWRAAAGAMAVPYDEARRVHQQDKGFTEHEVWDFERSARRDRYPLLLHAPYFELYRKQVIKQADLMLAMHWCGDAFTTEEKARAFAYYEPLTVRDSSLSACTQAVMAAEVGQLDLAADYLAEAAMMDLHDLQQNTRNGLHIASLAGTWLALVAGFGGMRDHGGQLSFRPQLPPGWSRLRFTVRWRGRRVGVSVDAETVRYELIDGHDTSELELLHCGEPVRLVPGSSQTRPVVLVEPLTPRPTQPLGREPVSIAELDAVSD